The following are encoded in a window of Rosa chinensis cultivar Old Blush chromosome 4, RchiOBHm-V2, whole genome shotgun sequence genomic DNA:
- the LOC121052950 gene encoding uncharacterized protein LOC121052950: MVKLKGAGGGGSVPQASGELSHVEFDLQVHKDETAARFSELQMTLNVYQESLNSFRTELMKELQTVKDNSAVAAAQINSSLLKFGSLPPTSGSPILVAREDSSSSTRALTTANGSISKPASASPLNLVGNNVALDTTCGTTTAMVDLSSEVNTTRVLVTNASGAIILQAISTGSAEERDLSRQKQQCSEAQNQTHYYQHTILGPQPLDQFLGPYSASSSNHVHAAPYFGNQNLSMSSADPFTMSYSGPYSHTLLNFAQATPPPLQKFSAQPMGTARPIFATTITQTPQFNVIGNVQNHSGPPYSQQQYTLFPPPQYFQQSPVTTWDPNLPTMKQMKLEFSVFSGGDPVEWLNKTEQFFEFYHIPEERKLAIATMHLTEKASDRWFMFKHEFPNSWPG, encoded by the coding sequence ATGGTTAAACTGAAAGGGGCTGGAGGTGGTGGATCTGTACCACAAGCTTCTGGGGAACTCTCCCATGTTGAATTTGATCTTCAGGTGCATAAGGATGAAACAGCTGCAAGGTTTAGTGAGCTGCAAATGACTCTCAACGTGTACCAGGAGTCGTTGAACTCTTTCAGGACGGAGTTGATGAAGGAACTCCAAACAGTGAAGGATAACTCAGCTGTTGCAGCAGCTCAGATCAATTCTTCCTTGCTCAAGTTTGGGTCCTTGCCTCCTACTTCTGGATCCCCGATTTTAGTTGCCAGAGAAGACTCATCTTCGTCTACAAGAGCCCTTACCACTGCAAATGGTAGCATATCTAAACCAGCTTCTGCTTCTCCTTTAAACTTAGTTGGAAACAACGTTGCCTTAGACACTACTTGTGGTACCACCACTGCTATGGTGGATCTATCATCTGAGGTTAACACAACTAGGGTCCTAGTCACTAATGCCTCTGGAGCTATAATTTTGCAAGCTATTAGTACTGGTTCAGCTGAGGAAAGAGATCTTAGCCGACAGAAACAACAGTGCAGTGAGGCACAAAACCAAACCCATTACTACCAACATACCATTTTAGGACCCCAACCTCTTGACCAATTTTTAGGACCTTATTCTGCTTCCAGCAGTAACCATGTGCATGCTGCTCCTTATTTCGGGAATCAAAACCTTTCCATGAGCTCTGCAGACCCCTTCACCATGTCGTATTCTGGTCCATACTCCCACACCCTCTTGAACTTTGCACAAGCAACCCCTCCACCCTTACAAAAATTTTCGGCACAACCTATGGGAACTGCTCGTCCCATATTTGCTACCACCATTACCCAAACACCCCAATTTAATGTTATTGGTAATGTACAAAACCACTCAGGCCCCCCATATTCCCAGCAACAGTATACACTCTTTCCTCCACCACAATACTTTCAACAATCCCCTGTGACTACTTGGGACCCCAACCTACCAACCATGAAACAAATGAAGCTTGAGTTTAGTGTTTTTAGTGGAGGAGATCCTGTGGAGTGGTTAAACAAGACTGAACAGTTCTTTGAGTTTTATCATATTCCTGAAGAAAGAAAGTTAGCCATTGCCACTATGCATCTTACAGAGAAAGCTTCTGACAGATGGTTCATGTTCAAACATGAATTCCCCAATTCTTGGCCAGGCTAG